A window of the Vicugna pacos chromosome 32, VicPac4, whole genome shotgun sequence genome harbors these coding sequences:
- the LOC116276581 gene encoding disintegrin and metalloproteinase domain-containing protein 1a-like, with product MYEASRVLETWASQMKGLRPALLPGTSRVTSGIMLVLVLVFLPSLYGDLGSVYYSSYEIVIPNSLTVEGREGPVEKVSYMLFMQGQKQLIHLTVKRDYFLNSFPVFSYHSGILGQEMPFVARDCHYEGYIEGVPGSFVSVNTCSGLRGILIKEEKSYGIEPMHSSKRFEHVLYIMAHEARVSCSVTSKDSQVAPTSRQRDSSRPRGLQVPSYLWSHTKYVEMFVVVNNQRFQMWGSDVNETVQRVMDIIALANSFTRGINTEVVLVGMEIWTEGDLIGVPVDLQVALRNFNSWRHEQLFHRVKHDVAHMIVGHHPKEDMGQAFLSGACSSAFAAAVESFHHEDVLLFAALMVHELGHNLGIQHDHSACICKGEHFCLMHENITKGSGFSNCSSDDFYRFLREHKGACLFNKPGHKGRLRRDAQCGNGVVEYGEQCDCGSECDNHPCCDETCRLKEKAVCNPGPCCNNSCQYEKIGSTCRPAVGECDLPEYCLGDSGECPPDRYKQDGTLCQKVHYCFEGRCRTADNQCLDIFGYPSRSAPEECYRSLNKKGNRFGNCGSPTNSNPEYVQCEDNNLFCGKVVCTNVKQLPDIRPQYTVLQVPHENDYCWVMDAYDTTDIPDEGTSWGGSTCGDNSVCMNHICSDHSVLGYDCKPEEVCNGKGVCNNLKHCHCMGGFAPPDCNTAGNGGSVDSGPPGMSEESEPPAGGGSQNTTGSKKEELLDTAIIIFIILFLIILAIIMCCIFWLCKREKEKEAAPPPEEGPPAEAAPPVEAPEEEEEEEEEEEEEEEEEEEEEEEEESEP from the coding sequence ATGTATGAAGCTAGCAGAGTGCTTGAGACTTGGGCTTCCCAGATGAAGGGCTTGAGGCCGGCACTCCTGCCAGGAACTTCACGTGTCACGTCGGGGATCATGCTGGTCTTGGTATTGGTTTTCCTGCCAAGCTTGTACGGTGACCTGGGATCAGTATATTACTCTTCCTATGAAATAGTCATCCCCAACAGTCTGAcagtggagggaagggaaggccCAGTGGAAAAGGTGTCCTATATGCTGTTTATGCAGGGCCAGAAGCAGCTGATACACCTGACGGTGAAGAGAGACTACTTTCTCAACAGCTTTCCAGTCTTCAGCTACCACAGCGGCATCCTGGGGCAAGAAATGCCTTTCGTCGCACGTGACTGTCACTACGAAGGCTACATAGAAGGAGTCCCAGGTTCTTTTGTTTCCGTCAACACCTGTTCAGGCCTCAGGGGCATCCTGATTAAGGAGGAAAAATCCTATGGCATTGAGCCCATGCACTCTTCAAAACGGTTTGAGCATGTGTTGTACATCATGGCACACGAAGCTCGTGTCTCCTGCAGTGTCACTTCCAAGGACAGCCAAGTGGCACCGACCAGCCGGCAACGAGACAGCAGCAGGCCTCGCGGTCTGCAGGTGCCGTCCTACTTGTGGTCACACACCAAGTACGTGGAGATGTTCGTCGTGGTCAACAACCAGCGGTTCCAGATGTGGGGCAGTGACGTCAATGAGACAGTCCAGAGAGTAATGGACATCATTGCTCTGGCCAACAGCTTCACCAGGGGAATCAACACAGAGGTGGTGCTGGTTGGAATGGAGATTTGGACCGAGGGGGACCTCATAGGCGTCCCAGTGGACCTGCAAGTTGCACTCAGGAATTTCAATAGCTGGAGACACGAGCAGCTCTTCCATCGTGTGAAGCATGATGTTGCCCACATGATTGTTGGACACCATCCTAAAGAGGATATGGGACAGGCCTTTCTCAGTGGCGCCTGTTCAAGTGCTTTTGCAGCAGCTGTTGAGTCCTTCCATCACGAAGATGTCCTCCTGTTTGCAGCACTCATGGTCCATGAGCTTGGGCACAACTTGGGGATTCAGCACGACCATTCGGCCTGCATTTGTAAAGGTGAACACTTTTGCCTCATGCATGAAAATATCACCAAAGGAAGTGGCTTCAGCAACTGCAGCTCTGACGACTTCTACCGGTTCCTCCGGGAACACAAAGGGGCCTGCCTGTTTAACAAGCCTGGGCACAAAGGCCGCTTACGCAGGGACGCCCAGTGTGGAAATGGTGTGGTAGAATATGGTGAGCAGTGTGACTGTGGTTCTGAGTGTGACAATCACCCGTGCTGTGACGAAACATGTAGGCTGAAGGAGAAAGCAGTCTGTAATCCTGGACCCTGCTGTAATAATTCATGCCAATATGAAAAAATTGGATCCACGTGCCGTCCTGCTGTGGGAGAGTGTGACCTCCCAGAGTACTGTCTTGGTGACTCTGGAGAATGTCCCCCAGACCGCTACAAGCAAGACGGTACGTTGTGTCAAAAAGTGCACTATTGTTTTGAAGGACGCTGCAGGACTGCTGATAACCAATGTTTAGATATTTTTGGGTACCCTTCAAGATCTGCCCCAGAAGAGTGTTATCGGTCACTCAATAAGAAAGGGAACAGGTTTGGAAACTGTGGTAGTCCCACGAATAGTAACCCAGAATATGTTCAATGTGAAGATAATAACTTATTTTGCGGTAAAGTTGTATGTACAAATGTCAAACAGCTACCAGATATCAGACCCCAGTACACAGTGTTGCAGGTCCCTCATGAAAATGACTACTGCTGGGTCATGGATGCATATGACACTACTGATATCCCGGATGAAGGAACGTCATGGGGTGGCAGTACTTGTGGAGACAACAGTGTCTGCATGAATCACATCTGTAGTGATCATTCAGTGCTTGGGTATGACTGCAAACCAGAAGAAGTGTGTAACgggaaaggagtttgcaacaaTTTGAAGCACTGCCACTGTATGGGTGGTTTTGCTCCCCCTGACTGCAACACTGCAGGAAATGGTGGTAGTGTGGACAGTGGCCCCCCTGGTATGAGTGAAGAATCAGAACCACCAGCTGGAGGTGGAAGTCAAAACACTACCGGAAGCAAAAAAGAAGAACTCTTAGATACGGcgataataatatttattatacttTTCCTCATAATACTAGCAATTATAATGTGTTGCATCTTCTGGCTTTGCAAacgggagaaagagaaagaagcggCTCCACCACCTGAAGAAGGGCCTCCTGCAGAGGCTGCTCCACCAGTGGAGGccccagaagaagaggaagaggaagaggaggaagaggaagaggaagaggaggaagaggaagaggaagaggaggaggaagaatcaGAGCCGTAA